AGATCATCAGAACGAatcaactttaactctctccatacgaacggcgaaagagacgacgttaacagcgtttcaccccaattaccatcatcacaatattgcaagcggaaggcttttatactgaagacgtgaattttgacaaagaataccacaattctgacgacggaagctaaaggttgggtcattcagacacccactggacatccgaggggtctgtgcagaggagaagagaggactggccgtactgagtgagttaataataacATCACAGGCCAATTCCGCCGGTTTAAATTAAAGGAAAAAGAATCGTCCATTTATCTTTTGATACAATTTCATTCTACGAAACTGCAAGAGTTGTTGCAACCCCAGTTGAATACTTTTAAAAaatattatatatttttcttgTCAGTCGTTTCCAGTTGgagatagtatagtatagtatagtatagtatagtatagtatagtatagtatagtataatatagtatagtatgtggagtgatggcctagaggtaacgcgtccgccaaggaagcaagagaaaatgagcgcgctggttcgaatcacggctcagttgccaatattttctccccctccactaaaacgtgagtggtggtccggatgctagtcattcggatgagacgataaaccgtggtcccgtgtgcagcatgcacttagcgcacgtaaaagaacccacagcaacaaaatgattgtccctggcaaaattcagtagaaaatccacttcgataggaaaaacaacaaaaactgcacgcagaaaaaaaataccccctcccctccaccctctctcacatCTCGGCCACATCTCCTCCCTACCTCACGTGTCTTGTAGGGTCTCACATCTCGGCTACATCTCCCCCTACCTCACGTGTCTTGTAGGGTCTCAATCTCCTACCTCGCGTGTCTTGTAGGGTCTCACATCCCCTACCTCACATGTCTTGTAGGGTCTCACATCTCGGCCACATCTCCCCCTACCTCACGTGTCTTGTAGGGTCTCACATCTCGGCCACATCTCCCCCTACCTCACGTGTCTTGTAGGGTCTCACATCTCGGCCACATCTCCTCCCTACCTCACGTGTCTTGTAGGGTCTCACATCTCGGCCACATCTCCCCCTACCTCACGTGTCTTGTAGGGTCTCACATCTCGGCCAGATCTCCCCCTACCTCACGTGTCTTGTAGGGTCTCACATCTCGGCCGCATCTCCCCCTACCTCACGTGTCTTGTAGGGTCTCACATCTCGGCTGCATCTCCCCCTACCTCACGTGTCTTGTAGGGTCTCACATCTCGGCCACATCTCCCCCTACCTCACGTGTCTTGTAGGGTCTGACATCTCGGCCACATCTCCCCCTACCTCACGTGTCTTGTAGGGTCTCACATCTCGGCCACATCTCCCCCTACCTCACGTGTCTTGTAGGGTCTCACATCTCGGCCACATCTCCCCCTACCTCACACGTCTTGTAGGGTCTCACATCTCGGCCACATCTCCCCCTACCTCACGTGTCTTGTAGGGTCTCACATCTCGGCCACATCTCCCCCTGCCTCACGTGTCTTGTAGGGTCTCACATCTCGGCCACATCTCCCCCTACCTCACGTGTCTTGTAGGGTCTCACATCTCGGCCACATCTCCCCCTGCCTCACGTGTCTTGTAGGGTCTCACATCTCGGCCACATCTCCCCCTACCTCACGTGTCTTTTAGGGTCTCACATCTCGGCCACATCTCCCCCTACCTCACGTGTCTTGTAGGGTCTCACATCTCGGCCGCATCTCCCCCTACCTCACGTGTCTTGTAGGGTCTCACATCTCGGCCACATCTCCCCCTACCTCACGTGTCTTGTAGGGTCTCACATCTCGGCCGCATCTCCTACCTCACGTGTCTTGTAGGGTCTCACATCTCGGCCGCATCTCCTACCTCACGTGTCTTGTAGGGTCTCACATCTCGGCCACATCTCCCCCTACCTCACGTGTCTTGTAGGGTCTCACATCTCGGCCACATCTCCTACCTCACGTGTCTTGTAGGGTCTCACATCTCGGCCACATCTCCTCCCTATCTCACGTGTCTTGTAGGGTCTCACATCTCGGCCACATCTACTACCTCACGTGTCTTGTAGGGTCTCACATCTCGGCCACATCTCCCCCTGCCTCACGTGTCTTGTAGGGTCTCACATCTCGGCCACATCTCCCCCTACCTCACGTGTCTTGTAGGGTCTCACATCTCGGCCACATCTCCCCCTGCCTCACGTGTCTTGTAGGGTCTCACATCTCGGCCACATCTCCCCCTGCCTCACGTGTCTTGTAGGCTCTCACATCTCCTACCTCACGTGTCTTGTAGGGTCTCACATCTCGGCCAGATCCTCTACCTCACTGTACAGTACTGTTCTATGGTCTGCTCTGCTTTGCCTCGctgttactgtactgtgctgtgctgtagtgtacagTACTGTGCTCTATTCTACTGCTGTATTATACAGtacttactgtgctgtactgtactgtactatactttaCTGTACTATGGTCTGCTCTGCTTAGCtccgctgtactgtactgttctgtactgtactgcacagtgCTGTTGTGGTATATtatgctgtattgcactgtgctgcgctgtgctatcATCccctctgctgtgctgtgctgtactgtgatgtgctgcactggtctgtcctgtgctgtgctgacttGGACCTTGCTGTACATTTCATTGTTAGCTTTtgtggcgcgcgcacgcgcatagtgagtgtgtgtgtgtgtgtgtgtgtgtgtgtgtgtgtgtgtgtgtgtgtgtgtgtgtgtatgaacttgTGTAATCCACTTTCGTTCCATTAAGCTATACAAGATTGTACAACTTGAAGATGTATTTTCTTGTGGGGAGTGGAAATGACGATATATTGGTTACTGGAATGCTGAAGAGTAATATCGGAATCAGTGACGGCATGAGTGGGGTCCTGTCATCGGAATTATTGCTTCAGTAAAACACGAAATTCATGTTCGTATCATTTACGCGCATATTCGGCGACTGGGTCTGATCAATCGTGTATAAAACATGTCATTTTTGATTGTGTTTTAGGATGGGTTGTGTTTGTAACAAAGTCAACTGCATGAGAAATAATTGATATGGAACTGATTTCCTTTGTTTCCccccagcaaaaaacaacaacaaaactcttcttttttctctttttttaaaagaaaaaccaaaagacACACCTCTTTGAATTTCACCTGTTCTGATGCGAGCGACCaggcttgtttctgttttctgtgtttgctgttggggtgttgtgtggaggggagggtgtgaaaTGTGtcatattgaaaaaacaaaaaacaaaaacaacaacaaaaactaaaaaaaaccaacccacaaacaGGTGTTGTGGTTTGAGATGTGCATTATTTGGGCATTGTGATTATTAGTGAGTGAGACTGATGGTATTAAGTATTATGAGATTGTGATAATTTTATGAGATGTGCAATACGGAGGTATTCTTACGAGTGATATGTATGTTGAGGGTAATGtcacgtgtgatgtgtgtgtgtgtgtgtgtgtgtgtgtgtgtgatgtgtgtgtgtgtgtgtgtgtgtgtgtgtgtgtgtgtgtgtgtgtgtgtgtgtgtgtgtgtgtgtgtgtgtgtgaattttcgtGAATTTTATTTCCATGCATTCTGTCATTGTGAATGAAAGCTAAGTTCTaaggaaatacagagagagagacagacagacagacagaaagacagacaggcaagcagacagatgagtcaaagacagagggagagggtgaagacacacacacacacacacacacacacacacacacagatatgcacgtacccacgcacacatacacacacacacacagatatgcacgtacgcacgcgcgcgcgcgcacacacacacacacacacacacccacacacacacacacacacacacagtgactggcagACAAACACTTTTCACATTGTTCAAGTATTCTCCTTTATTGATACCACCAACACCTCTCCAATGACATCCACTTCTCTCTACAAGTTCTTTAGGGGGCAAAGGAAGTAAGGGGGTGGTTGGTCAGTAAaaaacaccaacccccacccacagaATATTATGACATTTTTACTTTATatacatacaacagcaacaacaaaaacagaatcagGGACCTACAAACTCATAATCAGAATTCGTCAAcataaagaaatgataaaaaaaaacaacaacaaaaaaacaacaacacccaaaatgAAATGATCTCGACATtgctttagaagaagaagaaggtctgaaATATAGATATAATGTTTCCAGGTAAATCCAAAGTTTACAAATgtaattttctgtttttcttcttcttcaaatcttCATAGTTTGAAAACAGCTTTACATAAAGactttcataaaaaaacaacaacaacaaaaacatatcagTTCTAAATCATACACTACAAAGTTTCAATTTTCTGCATACATCAAGTATGTAGAAATGCCTTTGGAAGTCTTGGGGGTTGGTTTACAACCTAGATTTATCTATAGTAAAAGATCAACCAGTCTGATCTTtgcggcacttttttttttacctgttgccAAGGAATCACgatttaagtttcagtttcaagtaggtctgactaaaacatacaaaacaaacacttcACCCTGttcagtttgtgtttttttggtttttttttggttttttgttgttgataagttgggttttttttcttaatctcttGAGTTATTCCCAAGAAAATATAAACACGTGTCTTAATCACGTACATGTAACATAATTAACGAATGCGACCTTTTTTTGCAcgctcagaaagaaaaaaaaacaaaccttcatCATTTTCCCCAAACTGGGACACTGAACAGATGTCCCTATCCGTAATCCTGTCCCCATTACACTGAAAGAATGTCCCTATACGTAACCCTGTCCCCATTACAGTGAAAGAATGTCCCTATACGTAATCCTGTCCCCATTACAGTGGACACAAGTCCGTATACGTAGTCTTGTCCCTATTACACTGAACACAGGTCCCTACAAGTAATCCTGCCCCCATTACACTATCCGTAATTCTGTCCTCATTACCCTATCCGTAATCCTGCCCCCATTACCCTATCCGTAATCCCGTCCCCATTACACAGAGTGGATGGTCCCCTATCCGCAACCCTGCCCCATTACCCTATCCGTAATCCTGCCCCCATTAGCCTATCCGTAATCCTGTCCCCATTACACAGAACGGATGGTCCCCTATACGTAACCCTGTCCCCACTACACTGAAAACAGGTTCCTATCCGTAATCCTGCCCACATTACCCTATACGTAACCCTGTCCCCATTACACTGAAAACAGGTCCCTATCCGTAATCTTGCCCCCGTTACCCTATACGTAACCCTGTCCTCATTACACAGAACGGATAGTCCCCTATACGTAACCCTGTCCCCATTACACTGAAAACAAGTCCCTATCCGTAATCTTGCCCCCGTTACCCTATACGTAACCCTGTCCCCATTACACTGAAAACAGGTCCCTATCCGTAATCCTGCCCCCATTACCCTATACGTAACCCTGTCCTCATTACACAGAACGGATGGTCCCCCCTATCCGCAACCCTGTCCCTGGCCCCCTCACGCCTGGGGAAGCGACATGGCGGTGAAGCCGTGAAGAAGGACCTCACAGGAGAAGACGGGGTTGATGAAGAAGTCCAGGAGGCTGGTGTACAGGGGCCGGGGCCGGCACTGGAACTGGCTGAGGTCAAACACCTGGCCCGCCGGACAGCTGGACCGTCTGCTCTGCTTGTTCTGGCACACCCAGTACCTGCCGACATATGCAgtcgcgtgcacgcgcacatgcacacgcacgcatgcacgaaatcgaaatcgaaatcgaaacttttttcaTCTATGGAAAATGAATAACAACTTAATGGCCTGTTTTCATCTTTCCTCGTAAAGGATTTTTTGTAAAttattcgtgagagagagagagacagacggacagacaggcaggcagacagagacagagagagacaaaaaatagagacagagagacagacagagagagacagacaggcagagacagagacaaagatagacagagagattgacagagagagagagagagacagacagacagacagacagacagacacacagacagacagacagaaagagacagagagagagacagagacagagaaagtggaacATTTCGCTATcctcttgtttatttctttcatttctcttccTCCATTTTACTCACATAGTCACctacttttattcattcatttattttttaattttcttttacaaaaaaaattatttcctTTCGTTTATTCCTGAAGTTCAGCTCACGTGTCGCAGCCCTCCCGGTtaatttatttagtcatttatgtatttatccattcattcatttgtatattcattcattgattcattcacttATCATTCCAGATGTTCGGTTCGCGTGTTGCAGTCCTcccagtttatttgtttattcagttatgTATGTATTGATTCGTTCAtttgtatatctatttatttatctatcattccTGCAGTTCAGCTGACGTGCTGCATCCTCccagtttatttatctatttatttatttattcgtttatctattgatttatttattcattcatttgtatattcatttatttattcattcattcatttgcgtatttatctatttatctatctatcattcctGCAGTTCAGCTTACGTGATGCATCCTCccagtttatttatctatttatttatttgttcgtttatctattgatttatttattcattcatttgtatattcatttatttattcattcattcatttgcgtatttatctatttatctatctatcactccTGCAGTTCAGCTTACGTGCTGCAGTCCTCCCAGTTCGGGTAGAAGTACGTTTTGCCCTCTGGCACCAGTTCACAAGGGGGGTAACTGCAGGCAGCAGGATCTGTAACTCAGGAATTAATCAGCATGTAGCACCGCTGTGAGAATGGTCTGTTGTCTTCGTCAGTCGTCTCTGCTGGTTTTTGAGAGGGGAAGAGTTGGGGGAgacgtgggagggggtggggggggggggggggggggggggcatgtacaGTTTTTTGGTGCTGGGTCACATTGTTGCATTAAAATGTCCGACTTTGTATTAGACGTTTTAAAATTAATTATCGCCGGCTGAGTTTGAAAAATTACTATAGGCCTACATAACTATACCTACGGTACGGCTTCCGATGCGAGAACAACAGGACTGccagtgctgtgatgtgatgtgatgtgatgtgtgtgcgtgtgcgtgtgtgtgtgtgcgtgtgtgtgtgtgtctgtgtgtgtctgtgtgtgtgtgttaaagagagagagtgctggacaatgaagagggagagaaagagcttCTATTAAGAGAGGAAAATATCttttgagagacagactgagagagggagatagagaaaaactgaaactgacaccgtgaaaaaatgttttaatgccattgacattacagtcctattggcatggaaAACCTCAGATGAATAATCATTtagcaacatacaaacaaaaacagcatgaatatatgaatcaaagtcgcagcaataaCTAAGTAAAGAAAATCACAAGCTCtgttgggagatagagagagatatatacagagagagacagagagagagcggacagacagggagacagagacagatcgagagagggactgtggacagagacggagacagagggagggagagagagacgaaagggaATTAGGAAGAAAATACAGCgagcgatgaagaagaagaagtgatgacACACAGGACAGTGAGGTTGGTGGAAagcatggagggagggagggggttgggggtggggggggggttcaaatccAGCAGTGTGCCAAGGGGAACACCACTTGCTCAAGCAgcggacagcacagcacagcacagcacagcacagcacatagcaACAATCAGGAATTCAAATTCAAAGCTCATCGCCAACTCAGCACAAGACTCAGACCTTCGACGGAAGTTATACATTGTGTAAAACATGTATCCCTGTTCACACACCAAAGTCCTTCGGACGAGagtcgatctttctttctttctttctgtcattatgACTGACGTCATATATTGACGTCACTGGGAGAGAGCCCAAGAACTTTGTTTGATTTGTGACTCCATTCCTGTCGGCGGCCAttccaaca
The DNA window shown above is from Babylonia areolata isolate BAREFJ2019XMU chromosome 29, ASM4173473v1, whole genome shotgun sequence and carries:
- the LOC143274940 gene encoding uncharacterized protein LOC143274940 — translated: MTEAKFLITLFASSLVVMSVAASNPAACSYPPCELVPEGKTYFYPNWEDCSTYWVCQNKQSRRSSCPAGQVFDLSQFQCRPRPLYTSLLDFFINPVFSCEVLLHGFTAMSLPQA